A window of the Oryza brachyantha chromosome 5, ObraRS2, whole genome shotgun sequence genome harbors these coding sequences:
- the LOC121054522 gene encoding uncharacterized protein LOC121054522 gives MATAAEEAVAVAQAEEPAPASAPARPSAQAEKRAPADEEEEEEEEPQPEPKRRRACVAALEGVQRASAEAGGGSEEGDAAGAGGGRDGGSSPFRFSFHARSFSGVETTPRFGSFNPADDLAVFQPKPPAPPVDAPSKDVVEVAAGDGDGDETTAEEEGSDGNSHLLGLYPSEAKPIE, from the coding sequence atggcgacggcggcggaggaggcggtggcggtggcgcaggCTGAGGAGCCCGCCCCtgcctcggcgccggcgaggccttCCGCGCAGGCCGAGAAGCGCGCGCCAgcagacgaggaggaggaggaggaggaggagccgcaGCCGGAGCcgaagcggcggcgcgcgtgcGTGGCGGCGCTCGAGGGCGTGCAACGCGCGTCCgcggaggcgggcggcggcagcgaagagggcgacgccgccggcgcgggcggcgggcgcgacgGAGGGTCGTCGCCGTTCAGGTTCTCGTTCCACGCGCGCAGCTTCTCCGGGGTGGAGACGACGCCCAGATTCGGGTCCTTCAACCCCGCCGACGACCTCGCGGTCTTCCAGCCGAAGCCTCCCGCTCCTCCGGTGGACGCTCCGTCGAAGGATGTGGTGGAGgtagccgccggcgacggcgatggggACGAAACAACAGCTGAGGAGGAGGGCAGCGACGGGAATTCACACTTGCTTGGATTGtacccaagcgaagcaaagcCAATCGAGTGA